A stretch of DNA from Streptomyces sp. NBC_01197:
CGGATTCGGCCTGAGAGCGCCGCCGGTGGATCGAGCGATCCCCGCACATTCCGTCTGTCGTCTGTGACGCGGGTTCAGCCCTCGGTTTTGATCTTCTTCATCGTGAGGTGGGAAGTGAGGCGCAGGACGGCGGGCAGGCCACTGAGCTTGTCCGTGAGGAAGGCTTCGTACGCGGCGTGGTCCGCCACGGCGACGCGAATGAAGTAGTCGGGGCGGCCGTACATGCGGCGGAACTCGATGACCTCCTCGTATGAGGAGACGGTCGTCTCGAACTCCTCGAAACTCTTGCGGTCCTGGGCGGCGATCTCGACGTCGATGAGGACCTCAAGCTCGCGCCCGGTCGCCGCGGGGTCGACGACGGCCCGATAGCCGGCGATGACACCCGCCTCCTCCAGGCGCTTGACCCGGCGCAGGCACGGGGGCGGCGTCAGGCCGACCCGCTTGGCGAGCTCGACGTTGGTGAGTCGTCCGTCCTGGCGCAGATGAAACAAGATTTCGCGATCGGTCGCATCAAGGCTCACTTCATTGCTCACACCTTGATCATAGAGCCACAATTCGCAACCAAATGAGGCGGTAATCCTTCTAAAATGTCCGTATGCGAATACGTACGGCCGCCGTCGCTGCGCCGCCTCCATCAGCCGGAGCGCTCTCCGATGTCCGTGGCGCGCTCCGGGACTCCGCCTCCGTCGGCCTGGGGTTCGTTCCGCTCGGCCTCGCCTTCGGGGCGCTCTGCGTTCAGTCCGGTCTGGACTGGTGGTGGGCGGGCCTGTCCGCCGCGCTGGCCTTTGGCGGCTCGTTCGAGTTCCTGCTGATCGGCCTGGTCGTCGCGGCGGCTCCGCTGGCGTCGATCGCCGTCGCGGCATTCATGGTGAACGTCCGGCACGTCTTCTACGCGCTGTCCTTCCCGCTGCACCGGGTGTCGGGCCGCCTCGGCAAGACGTACAGCACCTTCGCGCTCTGCGACGAGGCGTACGCACTGACCAGCGGCGAACAGAGCCGCTCCTGGTCGGGCCGGCGCATCCTGTCGCTCCAGCTCCTCCTGCACCTGTACTGGGCCGGGAGCGCGATCACCGGGGCTCTCCTCGGCTCCCTCATCCCGGCCGGCGTCACGGGCCTGGACTTCGCCCTGACCGCCCTGTTCACCGTCCTGGCGCTCGACGCCGTCCGCGATCTCCGCGGCGACCTGCCCACCCCCGTGCTCGCCGCACTGAGCGCCCTGGCCGCCCGTCTCCTCTGCCCCGGCCAGATGCTGCCGACCGCCTTCGCCCTGTTCATCGCGGGGCTCCTGGCCCGCCATCTCACCAACGGCAGGAAGCCGCGCCATGCCTGACACCGCCTACGCCGTCGCCGCGATCGTGGTCGCCGCCGCCGTCACCTGGGCACTGCGTGCCCTGCCGTTCGCCGTGCTTGCCCCGCTGCGCGCCAGTACCACCGTGCAGTACCTCAGCACCCGCATGCCGGCCGGAGTCATGATCATCCTGGTGGTGTACTGCCTGCGCGACCTCCCGGTGACCGACGCTCGCGCCCTGGCACCGCTCACCGCGCTCGCCACCACCATCGGCCTGCACCTGTGGCGTCGCAGCGCCCTGCTCAGCATCCTCGGCGGCACCACCGTCAGCGTCATCACGGCCAGCACGGTCTTCACCCACTAGGAGTCGCTGGGCAGCTCAACAGCCGTTGTCCGCCCAGCTGTTGCGGACCGCGGTCGTTCGGGCCCCGGCAAGTCCTTACCCGGCTCCCGACCCGAAACGCCGCCGGTACTCCACCGGGCTGAGTCCCGTCCCGCGGCGCGTCAGTGCGCACAAGGAGTGGGCGCAGGAAGTGGGCGAAGGGAGTGGGCGGAGGGGGCGGCGACCGGAACAAGCCAGTCGCAGGTGTTCCGCCTCACCCGCGCCCGTCCCCGCCCCCCGCACGCGGTACCTTCACCCGGGACCGGGACGGTCCCCCGCACCCCCCGCCCCACAGAGGAGCACAAGCCGTGATCGTGGAAGCGACAGACGCCGCCGACCCCTTCGGGACGGCCCGCCTGCGGCGTGGCGTGCTCGATGCCTGGGCCACCACCCCCGCCCGTTTCCGCGAGGACGCCAACGCCGAGGAGGACCTCGCGCTGGGCGGTTACCGTGACCGCCTCGTCGTCGAGCTCGCCCAGAACGCCGCCGACGCGGCGGCCCGCGCCGGTGTGCCGGGACGGTTCCGGCTCACGCTGCGCCCGGGCGAGAACGGCGACCCCGCCGTGCTCGTCGCCGCCAACACCGGCGCCCCGCTGGACGCCACCGGCGTCGAGTCGCTGAGTACGCTGCGCGCATCGGCCAAGCGACCCGGCTCCGAAACAGCCGACACACACGCCGCTGTCGGTCGTTTCGGGGTCGGATTCGCCGCCGTCCTCGCGGTGAGCGACGAGCCGGCGGTCGTCGGCCGGCACGGTGGCGTCCGGTGGTCCCTCACCGAGGCCCGCGAACTGGCGGCCCGGGCCGCCGGTACGACGCCCCCCTCGGAAGGAACCGCCTCCGACGGCCTCGCCGACGAGTTGCGGCGCCGCGAGGGGCACGTACCGCTGCTGCGCCTCCCGCTGCCCGCCGAAGGCACCGCCCCCGAGGGGTACGACACCGTCGTCATCCTGCCGCTGCGCGACGCGGGGGCCGAAGACCTGGCCCGGCGCCTGGTCGCCGCGATCGACGACGCGCTGCTGCTGACACTGCCCGGTCTAACCGAGATCATCGTCGAGACCCCGGACGGCATCCGCACCCTGACCCGTTCGGAACACGGGGCGTACGTCCACATCGACGACAGCGCCGCGGGCGGCGGGATCCATCGCTGGCGCACCGTCGCCCACCATGGCCCACTGGAGCGCGCGCTGCTCGCGGACCGGCCCGTCGAGGAGCGGCTGCGCCCGCACTGGTCGGTCACCTGGGCCATCCCGGTCGACGGCGACGGCGCCCCCGTACGCCCCGCCACCGCCCCCGTCGTGCATGCGCCGACCCCGACCGACGAACCGCTCGGCGTACCCGCGCTGCTCATCGCCTCGCTGCCGCTCGACACCACCCGCCGCCACCCCGCCCCCGGACCGCTCACGGGCTTCCTGGTGCAGCGGGCGGCCGACGCGTACGCGGAGCTGCTCGGCGGCTGGGAGCCCGTCTCGGTCGCCACCATCGACCTGGTGCCGGGCCCGCTCGGCAAGGGCGAGCTCGACGGCGCGCTGCGGGCCGCGATCCTGGAGCGGCTGGCCCGGGTGGCGTTCCTCGCTCCCGCCGCGCCGCTGGAGGACGTGGGCGGCGAGGCCGACGAGGAGGGCGGCGAACCCCGCCACGCGCTACGCCCCTTCGAGGCCGAAGTCGTCGAAGGCGCGGGCGAGGACACCGTACGGGTGCTGGCCGAAGTGCTGCCAACGCTGCTGCCCGCCGGTCTGGAGCGCCGCGCAGAGCTGCGCACGCTGGGCGTCGGCCGGCTGCCGCTCGGCGACGCCATCGACCGCATCGGCGGCGCCGAGCGTGCGCCGTCCTGGTGGCGGCGGCTGTACGAGACCCTGGCCGGGGTCGACCCGGACCGGCTCTCCGGGCTGCCCGTGCCGCTCGCGTCGGGCCGTACCGCCGTCGGCCCCCGGCAGGTCCTGCTGCCGCTGGCCGACACCCCCGCCGAGCTGGCCCGCCTCGGTCTGAAGGTCGCCCACCCGGACGCCGCGCATCCGCTCCTGGAGAAGCTGGGCGCCCTGCCCGCGACACCACGCGCTGTCCTGACGACCCCCCAGGTGCGGGCGGCCGTCGCCGCTTCGATGGACGCCGGGGAGATCTGGTACGACGAGGAGGACGAAGGCGCACTGGACGCCGACGACCTCGCCGACGTCGTGCTCGCGCTCGTGCGCGAGGCGGAGCTGGAGCCCGGCGACGAGCCCTGGCTCGCGGCGCTCGCCCTCCCCGACGAGGACGGCGAGTCCGCGCCGGCCGGTGAACTGGTGCTGCCCGGCAGCCCGTTCGCCGAGATCATGCGCGACGGCGAACTGGCCCTGTGCGACAGCGAACTGGCCGAGCGCTGGGGCGAGCAGCCGCTGACCGCCTGCGGTGTGCTCGCCACGTTCGCCCTGGTCCGCGCAGCGGATGTGGTCCTGGACCCCGACGAACTCGAACCGCGCGAGGGCGACTTCGCCGAGCCGGACGACGCCGGGCTGCTCGACGCGGTGGACGTCTGGTGCGAGGACGTGCTCGACCAGCTGCCGCAGGGCCCGGTGCCGCCGGTCGCGACCGAGATCGTCGCCGTACGGGATCTGGAACTGGTCGACGACGACAGCTGGCCGCAGGCCCTCGCGCTGCTCTCCCGCCCGCCGCTGCGGGACGCCCTGACCCAGCCGGTGCGGGTGCTGCTGCCGGACGGTACGACCGAATCCGTACGCCCGTACACCGCCTGGTGGCTGCGCGGCCACCCGGTGCTCGACGGCCGGCGCCCGGCCGGGCTGCGGGCCGCGGGCGGAGACCCGCTGCTGGCCGGTCTGTACGACGAGGCGGACGCGACCGGTTTTGACGACGAGCAGGTGCTGCGCGCCCTGGGCGTACGGACGTCCGTGGCCGCGCTGCTGGACGAGCCAGGGGGCGCGGCCGAGCTGCTGAACCGGCTGGCCGACCCGGACCGGGAAGTCTCGGCGCGCCGGCTGCACGCGCTGTACGGGGAGTTGGCCCGGCTCGACCCGGAACAGGTGACGCTGCCTGACGAGTTGCGGGCCGTGGTGGACGGCGAGGTACGGGTGGTGGACGCCGCCGACGCGCTGGTCGCCGACGCCCCCGACCTGCTTCCGCTGACGTCCGGCGCCGCGCTGCTCCCGGTCGCCCCCGACCGGGCCGCCGAGCTGGCCGAGCTGCTCCAGGTCGGTCGGCTGAGCGAGAGTGTGGAGGCCGAGGTGACGACGGCGGGGGAGGAACACCAGGTCCCGGAGGCGGTACGGGCGCTGCTCGGGCCGAGCACTCCGCGTACGTACGTCGAGCACGAGGAACTGCTCGCGAACGGCGTCGAACTGGACTGGCACCGTACCCGTGACGGGGTGCTGCACGCGGCCACGCTGGAGGGGGTGGCGGCGGGGCTCGCCTGGGCGGCGGGGCAGTGGCCGCGCCGTTTCGAGGTGGCGGCGCTGATCGAGGACCCGTCGCGGACGGAGGAGCTGGAGCGGGACCGCTGGTTCGACTGAGGGGGTGGGGCGACTGGTTCGGCTGGGGAGGCGGGGCCTCGGCGGCGCGGTCGTGTCAGACGGTTTCAAAATCTTCACATCACGCACAACCTTTCACCCAAGTCGCTTGTCTGGTCGGTGAAGTCACCAGGCTTCACAGACCACATGGGCCACGCGGATGGTCGAAACCTCCGCCGGTCCCCTTCTCCACATGGGGAACAAAACATGCGTATACGTGCCACAGTGGCCGCCGTCACTGGTGCCTTGGCTCTCTCCGCTTTCATTGTCCCGGCCGCCGCCCAGGCGGACGGGGCTCCCGGGGCGGGTGTCGTGGATGCCGCCCGCTCCGTGTTCAAGACCGCGCCCCACGGCGTGCAGGCCCATGTCACCCGGGCCGCCGTCGACACCAGGGTCAGCAGCGTGACCGTGAACGGCGGCAAGGACATCGTCCTCGGTACCACCGCCGCGAAGACCATCACGGCGAGCGTCACGGCCACCGACAACTCCGGTATCCAGGACGCCGTGGTCTTCCTCTGGCACGGCAGCAACCTCGACAGCGACGTCGATGGCTACCTGGGCCCGAAGGTGGACGACAACACCTCGCAGGTCTCCAAGTGCACCAAGGCGAACACCACCACGTCCACCTGCAAGGTCTCCTTCAAGGTGGACCCGCGCTCGCAGAACGACCTGTACAAGAACAGCCTCGCCGGCACGTGGAAGGTCTACGTCTCCGCACTGGCCAAGGACGGGGAGTGGGTCGAGTACAACGCGTACAAGTCCCAGCACGTCCAGCGCGCGTCGACCCAGACGGTCAACGCGGCCCCCGAGCCGGTGAAGAAGGGCAAGACCATCACGGTCACCGGCAAGCTGGCCCGCGCCAACTGGGAGACGTACAAGTACCAGGGCTACGTCGGCCAGCCGGTGAAGCTGCAGTTCCGTAAGAAGAACAGCAACACGTACACCACCGTCAAGACGCTGAAGACGAACAGCACCGGCAACCTCACGACCACCGTGAAGGCGGTCGAGGACGGTTACTGGCGCTACAACTTCGCGGGGACGACCACGACTCCGGCGGCCATCGCCACCGGTGACTTCGTCGACGTGAAGTAGGGCCTGTCCGCCCGGGTCCGTCCGCAGTGGCATCCAGCCCTGCGGGCGGGCCCGGCCCCGTATTCGCCCCGTGTCACCCCGGGTGGTGCCGGTCCACCCACCGCCACACCACCTCGATCCCCACCGACGCGATCACCGCGATCCCCACGCCCATCCACGGCATGGCCGCCCCCACCAGCTTCAGCGCGAAGAAGTGCTGGAGCGCTGGGACCGCCATGACCAGCAGGAACGTCACGGTCATCGCCAGCACGAGGCAGATCCGCCACCAGTTGTAGGGGCGTGCGATGATCGCCAGCACCCACATCGAGACCAGGAACAGGGTCAGGGTCGCGACGCTCGTCTCGGCGTCCAGGGACCCGGCCCCCACGTAGTAGTGCCGGGCGATCATGTACGCCACGAAGGTGGCGACGGCCGCGATGGTGCCGCACGGGATCGAGTACCGCAGCACCCGCCGTACGAAGTGCGGCTTCGCGCGTTCCCTGTTCGGGGCCAGGGCGAGGAAGAAGGCCGGGATGCCGATCGTCAGCGTGGAGAGCATCGTCAAGTGCCGCGGCAGGAACGGGTACTGGATCTGGAAGCAGGACACCAGGATGGCCAGCAGCACCGAGTAGACCGTCTTGACCAGGAAGAGCGTCGCCACCCGGGTGACGTTCCCGATCACCCGGCGGCCCTCGGCGACGACCGAGGGCAGCGTCGCGAAGCTGTTGTTCAGCAGCACGATCTGCGCGACCGCCCGCGTCGCCTCCGAGCCCGAGCCCATGCTCACACCGATGTCGGCGTCCTTCAGGGCCAGTACGTCGTTGACACCGTCCCCGGTCATGGCGACCGTGTGGCCGCGCGACTGGAGCGCAGCGACCATGTCGCGCTTCTGCTGCGGCGAGACCCGGCCGAAGACCGAGTGCGAGTCCAGCGAATCCGCCATCTTGTCCTGGTCGGTGGGGAGTTGCCGGGCGTCGACGGTGTGCGTGGCGCCGGCCAGGCCCAGCTTCGCGGCCACCGCGCCCACCGACACCGCGTTGTCGCCGGAGATCACCTTGGCGGCGACGTCCTGGTCGGCGAAGTACGCCAGCGTGTCGGCCGCCTCCGGCCGCAGCCGCTGTTCGAGCACCACCAGTGCGATGGGCCGCGCCCCGGCCACCACCCTGCCCTGGTCGGCGCCGTCGTCCGCTTCCGGGTGTGCGTCTCCGCCGTTTTCCGCGGGTACGTCTCCGTCGCCGTCCAGGCTGCCCGCCGCCCGTGCGAGGAGCAGCACCCGCAGCCCCTCCTCGTTGAGCCTGCCGACCTCCTGGAGCGCCGGATCCCGCTCGGGCAGCAGCACGTCGGGCGCCCCCAGCAGCCAGGCCGAGGACTCGCCGGCCCCCTCGCTGAAGGCGGCCGCGCTGTACTTGCGGGCCGACGAGAAGGGCAGCGCACGGGTGCAGCGCCAGCCCGATGTGTCCGGGTAGGCGTCGACGATCGCCTGGAGGCTGGCGTTGGGCCGCGGGTCGGACGCGCCGAACGCGCCGAGCACCTGCCGTACGTACGCCTCGCCCGCCTTGCCTGCCTCGTCCGCCTCGACCGCCCCGTCCAGCATCCGCAGCCCGGTGACGTTCATCCCGCCCTCGGTGAGCGTGCCGGTCTTGTCCAGGCAGACCACGTCGACCCGGGCGAGCCCCTCGATGGCGGGGAGTTCCTGCACGAGGCACTGCTTGCGGCCGAGCCGGATGACGCCGATGGCGAAGGCGATGGAGGTGAGCAGGACGAGCCCTTCGGGGATCATCGGGGTGATGCCGCCGACGGTCCGGGCGATGGAGTCCTTGAGGTCCTGCCGCTCATGCACCAGCTGGCTGATGATGAGCCCGGCCGCGGTCGGGATCATCATCCAGGTCACGTACTTGAGGATGGTGGAGATACCGCTGCGCAGCTCGGAGTGGACGAGAGTGAAGCGGGACGCCTCGTCGGCGAGCTGCGCCGCGTAGGCCTCCCGGCCGACCCGGGTGGCGGTGAACGCCCCGCCGCCCGCGACGACGAAACTCCCCGACATCATCGGGTCGCCGGGCTTCTTGTGCACCGGGTCGGCCTCGCCGGTGAGCAGCGACTCGTCGATCTCCAGGCCGTCGGCCTCGACGGTCTCGCCGTCCACGACGACCTTGTCGCCCGGGCCCAGTTCGATGAGGTCGCCGAGTACCAGGTCGGAGGTGGAGACCTCACCGGCTGTCCCGTCGCGCCGTACGGTCGGCTTCGCCTCGCCGATCACCGCGAGTCCGTCGAGGGTCTTCTTGGCGCGGTGCTCCTGGATGATGCCGATACCGGTGTTGGCGATGATCACGTAACCGAAGAGGCTGTCCTGGACCGGTGCGACGAACAGCATGATCACCCAGAGCACCCCGATGATCGCGTTGAACCGGGTGAAGACGTTGCCCCGGACGATGTCGGCCGTGGACCGGCTGGACCGTACGGGCACATCGTTGACTTCGCCCCTGGCCACCCGCTCGGCCACTTCGGCGGTGGATAGCCCGGCGGCGCGGGCCGGATGCGGCAGCTCGACGGGGTGGACGGGGTCCAGCTCGGACCCCGCGTCGATATACGGCCCTTGCGTCATGGATCCGACGGTAAGGCCAGAACCACACGATTACCCGGCGAGATACCGGAAGATCCGCCCTCGGGAGGAGACGGGATGGGACGGGCCTCGTTCTACGGCCGTACGGACCCGGACCCGGACGCGGCGTCAGGCCCGTCGCCGTCGGCCTTCGCCTGGGCTTCCGCCCGCTTGAGCGCGGCGTCGCGCCCTCGTACGTACCAGATCCCGACCAGCCCGAGAGCGCCGCCGGCCGCGCAGGTCCAGAGCCACCACAGATGCCCATGGTCGTCGAACCAGCCGTAGAAGGGCAGCTGCCCCAGGAAGAGGACGAACCAGATGATCGTGCCGCCGGTGACGGTGGCGACTACGGGCCCCTCCAGGGGCTCGGGTGCCTCATGTACGGGTGTCCACTTCGCCATGACCGACAGTCTATGCGGGGGAGCGGGAGGCGGCGCCGGGCCAGGTGGCCCAAGGCTCTACGCGCGGAGATAGCGATCTTCGACTTATGTATTCATACTGAAACGGCTCTCGATTGGCTAGTTCCTTTCGTTTAAACGTCCAAATATGGCCGTTTCTCATCACATGACACTTGAGGTCGCGCGCATGTCACCCTCGGCCACCGCTCCGGTCGACGCTGTTCCGCCATCGCCATCCGGCGAGCGGCAGAATGCCTTTGACCGCTTTTTCAAGATCACCGAGCGCGGCTCCAGCGTCGCCCGTGAGATCCGCGGCGGTTTCGCGACCTTCTTCGCGATGGCCTACATCATCGTGCTGAACCCGATCATCCTCGGCAGCGCGCATGACATGAACGGGCATCAGCTCAACGGTGGCCAGCTGGTCACCGCCACCGTGCTGACCGCCGCCTTCTCCACGCTGCTCATGGGCGTCATCGGCAATGTGCCGATCGCGCTGGCGGCCGGACTCGGCGTGAACACCGTCGTCGCCCTCCAGCTCGCGCCCCGGATGACCTGGCCGGACGCGATGGGCATGGTCGTCCTGGCGGGCATCGTCGTCATGCTCCTTGTCGCCACGGGGCTGCGGGAACGCGTGATGAACGCCGTACCGCTCAGCCTGCGCAAGGGCATCGCGATCGGCATCGGCTTCTTCATCCTGCTGATCGGCCTGGTCGACTCGGGCTTCGTCTCCCGTGTCCCGGACACCGAGCACACCACCGTCCCGCTCCAGCTCGGCGCCGACGGTCATCTGCACGGCTGGCCGGTGCTGATCTTCGTGGTCGGTGTGCTGCTGACGCTGGCGCTGATCGTCCGCAAGGTGTCCGGCGCGATCCTGATCTCCATCGTCGCGATGACGATCGCCGCGATGATCGTGGACGCCGTCGCCACGGTCCCCAGCTGGGGTCTGACCTCCCCGCACTGGCCGGGCAACCCGGTGGCATCGCCGGACTTCGGTCTGGTCGGTCAGGTCAGTCTGTTCGGCGGATTCCACAAGGTCGGCGTGCTGACCGGCGTCCTCTTCGTCTTCACCGTGCTGCTCTCGTCGTTCTTCGACGCCATGGGCACCATCCTCGGTGTCGGCGACGAGGCGAAGCTGACGAAGCCGGACGGTACCTTCCCCGGTATCAACCGGGTGCTGTTCGTGGACGGCATCGCGGTCGCCGCGGGCGGTGCGACCTCGTCCTCCGCCAACACCTGCTTCGTGGAGTCCACGGCAGGCGTCGGTGAGGGTGCCCGCACGGGTCTCGCGAGCATCGTGACGGGCCTGCTCTTCACGGTGGCGCTGTTCCTCACGCCGGTGGCGACCATGGTTCCCTCGCAGGCCGCCACCCCGGCGCTGATCGCGGTGGGCTTCCTGATCCTGGCGGGCTCGGTCAGGGCCATCGACTGGTCCGACTTCACCGTCGCGATCCCGGCGTTCCTGGCGATGGTGATGATGCCGTTCACCTACTCGATCACCAACGGCATCGGGATCGGCTTCATCTCCTTCACCGTCCTGCGGATCGTCGTCGGGCGCTGGCGCCAGGTGCCCCTGGCGATGTACATCGTGTCGGCGGTCTTCGTCTTCTACTACGCGATGCCGGCTCTCGGCCTGACGTAACACCCACACGCACGAGGGTGCTTGCCGGGCGGCGGTCACGTACGCCCGTAGAACCTCTCCGTCTCGTCGACGGCCGATTGAAACCGTTCGTCGAAGTCGTCGCGAATGAGCGTCCGGACCACATAGTCCTGGACGCTCATTCCGCGTTTGGCCGCGTGGTTCCGGAGACGGGCGAGCAGCTCCCCGTCTATGCGCAGGCTGAGCACGGTCGATACCCGACAGCGTCGGGGGACCGGCTGCCGCCGCGCGTCACTTTCGCGCCTTGCCTCACTCGTATGGGTGATGTCGCTCACCGGATGGCATACCGGTTGGTCTTTAGCATAGGTAATGAGTTACGCTAACAAACATGCCTGACCTTTCGCCCGCCGACAAGGCTGCCGCCGTCGACTCACTGCGCTCCACCGTGATGCGCCTGAGCCGTCGGCTCAAGCACCAGCGCGTCGACGAGTCCCTGAGCCCGACCGAGATGTCGGTGCTGGGTACCCTCGCCCGCTGCGGCTCCGCCACCCCCGGTGAGCTGGCCCGCAAGGAGCATGTGCAGCCGCCGTCGATGACCCGCATCGTGGCGCTCCTGGAGGCAAAGGGCCTGGTCAGGCTGGAACCGCACCCCGACGACCGCAGACAGAAAGTGGTCAGCCAGACCGAGGAGGCGCAGGAGATGCTCGTGGAGAGCCGGCGCCGCCGCAATGTCTGGCTGGCCGAGCTGGCCGAGGGGCTGGACGAGGACGACTGGGTGAAACTGCGCGCGGCCGCCCCCGTCCTGGAGAAACTCGCCCAGCTCTGACCCTCGTACGCGGTCGCCCCCGGTGACCCACCCCCACCTGTCCACATCTGTTGTCCATGCCCAGGAGGCGACCCCTGTTGAGTTCGGGACCCGGAGCAGACTCCGCCCCCGCACCGCAAGAAACTGCTACCCGGACTTCAATGTTCAGCTCGTTGAAGGTCCGTAATTACCGGCTGTTCGCCACCGGTGCCGTCGTATCCAACACCGGCACCTGGATGGCACGCATCACCCAGGACTGGCTGGTCCTGAGCATCACCGGCTCGTCCGCGGCCGTCGGTATCACGACGGCCATGCAGTTCCTGCCGATGCTGCTCTTCGGCCTGTACGGCGGAGTCATAGCCGACCGCTTCCCGAAGCGGAAGCTGCTCTTCTGCACCCAGGGCGCGATGAGCATCGGCGGTCTCTTCCTCGCCGCGATGACCCTCACGGGCAACGTCCAGGTCTGGCACGTCTATGTGACCGCCTTCTTCACCGGCCTCGTCACCGTCATCGACAACCCGACCCGGCAGTCCTTCGTCTCCGAGATGGTGGGCCCGGACCAGGTCCGCAATGCCGTCAGCCTGAACTCGGCGAACTTCCAGTCCGCCAGGCTCATAGGCCCCGCCTTCGCGAGTGGGCTCACCGCGGCCGTCGGCCCCGGCTGGGCGTTCCTCGCCAACGGTCTCTCCTTCCTCGCCCCGCTCACCGGACTGCTGCTGATGCGCAGCAGCGAGCTGCACCACACGCAGCGCACCGCACGCGGCAAGGGGCAGCTCCGCGAGGGCCTGAACTACGTCTCCAAGCACCCCGATCTGATCTGGCCGATCGTCCTGGTCGGCTTCGTGGGCACCTTCGGCTTCAACTTCCCGATCTGGCTCAGCGCGTTCGCCAACAACACGTTCCATGGCGGCGTCGGTATGTACGGCCTGTTCAACACCCTGATGGCCATCGGCTCACTGGTCGGAGCCCTGCTCGCGGCCCGGCGCGGCACATCCCGGCTGCGCATCCTGGTCGGGGCCGCGATCGCCTTCGGCGCCCTCCAGGTCGTCACCGCCTGGTCTCCGTCGATCTGGATGTTCGTCCCGCTGATCACCGTGATCGGCATCCTCGGCCTGACGGTCAACGTCACCGCCAACTCCTCGGTGCAGATGGGCACTGAACCGGAGATGCGGGGCCGGGTGATGAGCCTGTTCATGATGGTGTTCACCGGCGGCACCCCGCTGGGCGGCCCGCTGTTCGGCTGGCTCACCGACTCGTACGGCGTCCGCGTGAGCTTCACGCTGGGCGGCGCGATCTGCGCGGTGGCGGCGATGGGCGTCGGCCTGATGCTGGCCCGGGCGGCCAACCTCCGCCTGGAGGTCGACCTCAGGCGCGGCCGCCGCCACGTGGGCTTCGTCCCGCGCGAACAGCTCGCCACGGCGGCGTGAGCACGGACGGTTCCACGAAAGGGCCGGGGCGGACAGCCCCGGCCCTTTTCGCGGAGCCGGGCCCACCGCGTACGCCGGGCCGGTCCGGCTTCAGTCGCGGGGGAAGTCGCCGGTCT
This window harbors:
- a CDS encoding branched-chain amino acid transporter permease: MPDTAYAVAAIVVAAAVTWALRALPFAVLAPLRASTTVQYLSTRMPAGVMIILVVYCLRDLPVTDARALAPLTALATTIGLHLWRRSALLSILGGTTVSVITASTVFTH
- a CDS encoding sacsin N-terminal ATP-binding-like domain-containing protein, giving the protein MEATDAADPFGTARLRRGVLDAWATTPARFREDANAEEDLALGGYRDRLVVELAQNAADAAARAGVPGRFRLTLRPGENGDPAVLVAANTGAPLDATGVESLSTLRASAKRPGSETADTHAAVGRFGVGFAAVLAVSDEPAVVGRHGGVRWSLTEARELAARAAGTTPPSEGTASDGLADELRRREGHVPLLRLPLPAEGTAPEGYDTVVILPLRDAGAEDLARRLVAAIDDALLLTLPGLTEIIVETPDGIRTLTRSEHGAYVHIDDSAAGGGIHRWRTVAHHGPLERALLADRPVEERLRPHWSVTWAIPVDGDGAPVRPATAPVVHAPTPTDEPLGVPALLIASLPLDTTRRHPAPGPLTGFLVQRAADAYAELLGGWEPVSVATIDLVPGPLGKGELDGALRAAILERLARVAFLAPAAPLEDVGGEADEEGGEPRHALRPFEAEVVEGAGEDTVRVLAEVLPTLLPAGLERRAELRTLGVGRLPLGDAIDRIGGAERAPSWWRRLYETLAGVDPDRLSGLPVPLASGRTAVGPRQVLLPLADTPAELARLGLKVAHPDAAHPLLEKLGALPATPRAVLTTPQVRAAVAASMDAGEIWYDEEDEGALDADDLADVVLALVREAELEPGDEPWLAALALPDEDGESAPAGELVLPGSPFAEIMRDGELALCDSELAERWGEQPLTACGVLATFALVRAADVVLDPDELEPREGDFAEPDDAGLLDAVDVWCEDVLDQLPQGPVPPVATEIVAVRDLELVDDDSWPQALALLSRPPLRDALTQPVRVLLPDGTTESVRPYTAWWLRGHPVLDGRRPAGLRAAGGDPLLAGLYDEADATGFDDEQVLRALGVRTSVAALLDEPGGAAELLNRLADPDREVSARRLHALYGELARLDPEQVTLPDELRAVVDGEVRVVDAADALVADAPDLLPLTSGAALLPVAPDRAAELAELLQVGRLSESVEAEVTTAGEEHQVPEAVRALLGPSTPRTYVEHEELLANGVELDWHRTRDGVLHAATLEGVAAGLAWAAGQWPRRFEVAALIEDPSRTEELERDRWFD
- a CDS encoding Lrp/AsnC family transcriptional regulator is translated as MSNEVSLDATDREILFHLRQDGRLTNVELAKRVGLTPPPCLRRVKRLEEAGVIAGYRAVVDPAATGRELEVLIDVEIAAQDRKSFEEFETTVSSYEEVIEFRRMYGRPDYFIRVAVADHAAYEAFLTDKLSGLPAVLRLTSHLTMKKIKTEG
- a CDS encoding AzlC family ABC transporter permease, whose product is MRIRTAAVAAPPPSAGALSDVRGALRDSASVGLGFVPLGLAFGALCVQSGLDWWWAGLSAALAFGGSFEFLLIGLVVAAAPLASIAVAAFMVNVRHVFYALSFPLHRVSGRLGKTYSTFALCDEAYALTSGEQSRSWSGRRILSLQLLLHLYWAGSAITGALLGSLIPAGVTGLDFALTALFTVLALDAVRDLRGDLPTPVLAALSALAARLLCPGQMLPTAFALFIAGLLARHLTNGRKPRHA
- a CDS encoding DUF5707 domain-containing protein, producing the protein MRIRATVAAVTGALALSAFIVPAAAQADGAPGAGVVDAARSVFKTAPHGVQAHVTRAAVDTRVSSVTVNGGKDIVLGTTAAKTITASVTATDNSGIQDAVVFLWHGSNLDSDVDGYLGPKVDDNTSQVSKCTKANTTTSTCKVSFKVDPRSQNDLYKNSLAGTWKVYVSALAKDGEWVEYNAYKSQHVQRASTQTVNAAPEPVKKGKTITVTGKLARANWETYKYQGYVGQPVKLQFRKKNSNTYTTVKTLKTNSTGNLTTTVKAVEDGYWRYNFAGTTTTPAAIATGDFVDVK